Part of the Arachis hypogaea cultivar Tifrunner chromosome 6, arahy.Tifrunner.gnm2.J5K5, whole genome shotgun sequence genome, GTTCATCCTTCACAATTTTCTTTGTAAAGTTTGTAACTTGCTTAAAAGTGATAATATTCTTTAACATATGCCTGCAAAAAAGAGTATAatccatataaaaaaataaattaaaccttaAAAGTTAATGTCCTAAACATGTATACATATAGAACAATCATCACAAACAATAATGCATTGTTgcatgccaatgagttataactcaaatggcatagtcatCCCATACTCATTTAAGAGGTCACGGGTTCGAGTCTCCCCATACTCACAAAACAAAATGCATTGTTGCATATAGCATGCATGTGAAAATATATACCTTAAACACTACAAATAAACACATTAACATAGCATAAGAGAATGATTTGAAAGCATATACTAACCTTGCCTTCTATTCATAGTTGTCTTAAATTTGAAGTCAAATTAAGAAGAATTCTATTCTATTACACTTGCAAAGGTTGTATATAAATGTCAAAACTTAATCCCTGTACTAATTTATTTgttgaagatatatatatatatatatatatatatatatatatatatatatatatatatatatatatataaagaagttTTATTTCTCAGACagaatttattttgtattgatgTTGTGAATCAATATATCAATTAAATGTTCGTTTGAGTCATTTATGTCATCAATTATATTATACTCTAAAATAATTACACAATCAAACTAAATTACAATTCATAATGGGTGATAGATCATGTGTGATAGTAAATTAATGGTTAattattttccttattaaaagaGTATGATAAATGAAAAATTTATAATGAATGGAGACAGGAAGGAATGGAATCAAATATATATGTAGTTACAAGTTGAATCCATAATAgctatttttaaaatcaaacaatatCAATGGTCAATAACAGATTCTAAAATAATGTAGAAATAAATCTTTGACTGATAAGAtgtataataaaaatgataaaaaaggaaatccttattttatcaaaattattttacatattaaaaataatttactatttCAATTTACTAAATATAGGTACTATTATTATTGAAAACCAAAATTTTAATGAATCCAGATCGAAAAAGCTAAAGAACTAGTTGAAATAACAGAGCTAACTGCCTCAGATTCCGACAGCAACACCATTACTAGAAAACTCAGAAGGTAATTCATTAATTCCACTTCTTCTACACGAACCCtaatttctcctttttttttaatgtCGTTATTTATCGGTAATCAAGTATGATCAAAATGTTCAATCTAAGAAATCCAGTTATTGATCGGATCGGAATAGATTTCAATTGAATTAAATCATCAGATGCTGCATTTTTCAATtgaatcatttatttatttagttactaatTATTCTTGCATGTGTTTTGATTTTGAATGGCACATAATGTGTTAGTAAAGTGAAAAAcattgatattattgatgaaTAATTGCAGGAGAGAGATGGTGGAAGGACAGGTATTTCGGGTACCTTTGGAGGAGTTGGCTAAAGTTAAATCTAAAGAGGGAAAGATACTCACTAAACCCTTCTTGAATGTATGCAAAAGTGTCTTACCGGTTTtaggtatattttttatttttttattttttggagtaAATGGACAAAATCATGCATAAAAGAGTTTGTCCTGGACAaaaattctatatataaaaaatattgtttttattgGACAAAAATGTCATGCATGTCATTAGTGAATTTGTAAAGTTTAGAATGTATTTTTGTCTATGAAAATTAAACTTTTGACTTtactttgatatttataaattttgatgtGTATTTTGCgaattgtaaattttttatttatatttttgtctatttaatataattatcagATTAAATTATCTATATTATATTAGATGCAATTCTTTTTTAGATTTTGTTTTATCACAAAATATACTTGTGCAttagactttttttttatatatgtccttgaatttaataatattattattagatgatttcataattgataaaatttaaaattatattcaatAGTTAATaaggttcttttaatttttagttaaaaatttaaaatcatatgatgataacagattttttttttggttcctTATACTGATAACAGATTCGATCCTAATATATGACATTATTCTTTTTCAAGTGGGCTCGAATTTTGTAGTTGGTGTTTTAGCCTTTTAGGTGTATTTTTACATGAAAATTAATTAGATGTACTAAATTAATCTCTTAATTATCGCCTAacttttaaaaagagaaagttttaaacttttgtattttttatgctttttaaaaGTAACATtcattatatttgaattttttaattttttttaagtattaaaaatataaatgaagGGATTTAGCTAATAAGAACATATGATGAGTTTACTATTAgtaaaagatttttatttttttatttaataaatataaaataataaaataaatatattaaaaatttaaatttattgtatttttaataaaaaaaaaataatttataattttaacatgtatttttaagGCACATAATAGATAAATTCTAAATTAAGGATATGGTTCACAATTGCTTTACACCTCTGATGTTTATGTGATTGATTTCAGACATGTTAGGGGGAGCATTTTCATTTGTAAAATCTGATGTTGGTGGTAACATATTGGTAAGGAAGACACTCCTAAATTGTTGACCTTAATTTATGTCATTTTGTCAGTTTAATTACTTTTAAACTTATGTGTACAGAGATTGGAATCTAGGTATGAGTCCAACCCTTGTGAATACAAACTTCTATACAGAGTAGTGGAGAAAGAAATTGAAGATAAAACACACAAGTCTTCATCTAGCTGCACTAATGCCCTACTATGGTTGACAAGGTTTGTGCACTAttactcataatttttttaaataaaacttgtATTATTTCAATTCTTGAAAAACTTCTGCATCATATTCATAATTGaccttaaaaaaaaagttaaagtaCTATTTTCTggccaaaaaattttaatatgaaaataattttgaagttacgctttaaaaccaagttaaaggcatttattattttttctatgctGCATGATAGTGTGTAACACAAAAGAATGAGTCATGAGATGTGTTTTTCAATACTATATGATGAAAGAAATCGGTgtcttcaattttttgttttgttacaTAGTGATCTTTTTTAAAACTCGAATCTATCCATTTTAtgttatttaacttttttttaaatgaatcaCAGAACGGACGGACtgatttatgtttttaaaaaggaaaagtacGAGAagttaatgaaatatttgtataatgtgtacaataaaAGTTTAgagaatattagagatataaccattagtgttaccatTTTTCATCAGctgaagtttttgggatgagtggtatcataacATTGTATTAAAGCTCTAGATCCGAGAggtcaagagtaaaattataaaaaaaaaaattaacattgacATTTGACTCTctgatttttgttttcaaaaataaaaaattaaaagtacttCGATTTATAGTTTGTTTTCCTTCTTCAAACAAATCATATCCGTCTGATTtatttaatatcaatttttaaaaaaataactccaTATCAAACAAAGACACTCAAACTTCCAATAACAAATTGAGTCTATACActgttttaattttgtaattaaatcttttttagtgtaaaaaatattagagttaattgaatatttttttacaaattgaagatatttataattaaaaacttaataaagTTTTTGGCTgcatatattttgataaaaatattatgttatttttaatatgaaaaagacgtaattacaaaaataaaaacagtgtagggatccaattaaaaagaaaaaaatataaaaattttattaaaaatttggtaaaactataaagatgaacAGGGTAATTAaaccctttttttttcattattacaTTAAATTTATGCAcgaagaaaaaaattattgaaaaattttatcaaacaagGTTTTAAAGTCATAGTAATTTTTGTTACATaggataaattaaatttatattattcaaattgataaaacaaaatttctaacaaattaatctaattttaataattaataataattttaaacataaaaaatataattaaggatataaattataataattattaattatgataaatgatatttttataaagaaaataattattttcttattttttaaaacaaagtgTTGTGcactaatagtaaaagtaaataaattattttaatattttttcaaaaaatatatctaaatatgattaaaatttaagagaaataattttttttttaatatactttTTCCAAACCAAAAAAATGTCAATCCAAAGAAACATTAAAACACAATGGCATGGCAATTTTGTTAGGGGAATGGATTACAGTGTAAAAATGTTCAGCAACTTAGAGGAACATAAGAATTGGAGCATGCAAGAAGCTTGCAATGATTCATACAACAAGACACTCAAATGCTGGCATGGCTGGTTAGCTATTAAAACTTTCCATGTAAGTTATTagaattctttcttctttttaattctggcaaaagaaataagagagaaaataagaaaatagttCTATTGCAGGTTGCAATGAAGCTTCTTCCAGAAAGAGAAAAATTCATGCAAGTGCTTTGTGGTGGAGGGGAATTTGGACCCGAAATGAAAAAATTTTGTACCGATTTCTCTTCAGTGCTTGAGGAAAATCACAAATTTCTGGTAcaaattttaattacttaattacttaattattatACTAATTGTATATTGTAATAATCTAAAAAATTGTGTTAAGCTGATCAAGTTTATTTtttgatttggatcctctaaagtttaaattttattttagagagtaaagcgtgatttctcaccatttatttcatatgTGGGAcgaagaataaatatgaaagaaaaattatttaagagtataaaaatcatactttattctttaaaataaaattcaaactttagaggatccaaatactttatttttattcctattaGTATAATGCTGATGAATTTTTATAGGAGAATGTGAACCTTAATACATGTATAAATTAGattatttcatataatatttttatatatatcgttttcgttgttttaatttattcttgTTATTTTGCTGCAGGCTAGTATTGGAATGGATAATTTAAAAGCTTAATGCACAAAGTGGAGCAGTTTTAACTTAATTCCAATCTTTTACTACAAATTATTTAGATTGATGATCATCTCTATTAATGTAATTTGATATATTATGAGTAATGATTTGGAGTCTGaagttttagtttattttttttatcttataatatttaaatgaatacaaagttaaatatatattatttttaaaatattaatgaaataaaaaatttaaaattttttgtttaaaaattaaaagaataattagAAGAATCAATtaagatttttaattatttttctttaattattacatatttaattatttatacataTCAAAACAATGACATATATAtgataatgttaaaaaaatataaaataatttaatatttattagttacaaaataagataaatttaaatgATTTTAACTGATTTTTATTGTCTTTCAATATTACCGATATATATACTACAAATGGACCTTCAAGCTTTTATCCTGCCATGATTCTACATTTGAACGCCTAAAATCATGAATTAATTACAAATagctttaattaattatattggtGAGTCTATTTATAGAAAGAGAGGTAGTacatattaaagtattttttgtaattaaatataattaaattgacctaaatctaacaaaaattattttcattataCATCATATGTACACACGCACTTTACTAATGTAAATAAAATTCtgttttactttatatttattattcGTGTGCCTCCTCTTCCTTCTATTATGATGTTGTTGATacattttagttttatttctttttttttgtttttttcatattattgcagtcatttattttttttatttgatatttttttgttagttttattattcTCGAAAGAGTAaatcaagaaaaaattttaaaaaaataaaataagataaaaaaaaagaaaaaaaaagaagacaaaacAGAAAatgaggagaaggaggaagaaaatttttgaattgtgTAGGATAACGAGACCACATATACCTTACACGGTGATTACGACACAATTAACTTAAAAATGCACCGAAAATTATAGGATTAGTTTTTGAGTTTATagaatacataattttttatttatttgttattacaCAATTGTATTGTTATAATGATATTCTGGCTCATTTGCAGTCCAAGTGTGTTGTCGATGAATAATTTGTCCCAAAAATTAGGATGATTTTCAAGACAAATTGAATGGAATGAAATGAAAgctaatgcaattgaataaagtgataatgaataattttatttttctttactaaaaaatttggttaatatTTATCAACAGTATAAATTGAACTATCAACACATAAATGAAACGAAATTAGTTCAAATTTAAAGTTTTGAACAAACaataaaaaagactcaatcatcaacaaaaacacatcgaatttatTTCTGTATTCAAATGAatatcaattaaactaagaaatgaaccgaaatcacTTAAGGAATAAAAGATTTGGTCAATATTTATCAACAGCAtcaatgaacctcaattaacacacaaatgaaccgaaattacttcagatttgaacaaatagttaaaaagactcaattatcacaaaaaacacatcaaattcatttctagatccaaatgaatctcaattaaactaagaaataaattgaaattattttaaaaataacaaatttgatCAATACTTATCAGCTGTATCAAGTAAATCTCAactaattcacaaatgaactagAATTGGTTCAAATTTGAATAAGCAGTCAAAAAGacttaattattaacaaaaacatATCGAATTTATTTCTAGATCCAAATGAACCttaaataaactaagaaatgaaccaaaattatttatTGATGGCACCAGAGAAAATTAGAACTAATAAAGATTTTAACAAAATATTGATATTATTAGTAATGacgataacaaaaaaaataataaaaaaaaagacccAGACACATAGTATCAAAGAAACGTATGCACGTAAATATATAATACTTGATTGAATTTAGTTAAGATTATAACTTGAATGTAAAACTTTATTCTTATAAAAATTGTATCTATTGCTAGATAAAATTTACTCCTATATTTGTTATATGGTGATAATTATATTtagatttctatattttttttaaaacaacatCATCCGATGATCTTTCTAGTATTTaataaagattattttttaaataaaggagctcaaattttttttattaaatacttttttttaggCAGTATCTATCATCGACAATAATGGTAATGATTCCATTAACGTTCTTGAATTatctttccaaaaaaaaatattgaataatctTAATAATAAACTCAGTATacgatttttcattattttttacaaaagtggaaccttttggttttttttttccttcttaaaAACTCATTGATACGCACTCACTAATAATCCATTAATTAActttttcttttacaaaaaataagagactcgaacccacaatctcttaattgagtatggagagactatgtcatttgaactataactcattggcataatccattaattaattaattttgttctaTATACAAAACATATTAGAATTATTAGGACCTTCCTAAATTGAGTCACTCTCACTTTCACACCTAAAATTTCGGCAAGCTTCAGGTTTCAATTGAAGGATAGAATCAACAAACAAACCACTACCCTACATTTCATGAAACTAAAATTGGGTATTCTTTTTAAACAGAAAATTTGGTGTCCAAGATACTAGGACTTGAACCCTTTTCTCATCATCCTAAATTCCTAATAGACACTATTCgtttaaaagagagagagagagtgccttaaatattttttttaaacaattcttCTATTTCTTCAAATGTCAGGAGAATCATAGGACAACAATAACTTGAAACTTGCAAGTACTAAGAAGGAAgggcaaaaaaacaaaaaaaacattaCTTGAAATTCATGATTGTGTCTTTGTGGGTCTCATTCAGTGTTGCATTCTTATCTTCCATTTCACTAAGTACATATTATTTACAACCAACTTgtgtaaattagaattaatttccAAAGCTTAAGATTTTGTTGAACATGTCCAACAATTGCAAGGTGAAGGGGATTCTAAGAGGGATTAGATTCATTTCTCAGATATTTGGTAAGTGAATTATGAATGTGCCCTTCATGTAAATTGATTATTATATTTCTAATTGCCTTTTGAATTTTTCATATTGATGATGAGGTTTAATTTGCAGAAAGtgataaagaacaagaaattgagaTTGGTCATCCCACAGATGTGAAGCATGTGGCCCACATCGGGTGGCAGGGTCCTTCGGCTGAAAATAATCCTAGCTGGgtacttctctattttctttgtaaATCATATTCAAACCTTGCTTTTAAAAAGACTTACTTTActcactaaaaaaaaaaagactcacTTTGATGAGTTGAGTAATTAATTCATTTGTTCAGTTAAAtttttatcttcaattttttaaataaaacttcaaTCCATAACAAATTTTAGGACTAATTTGTTtacatattattaattttaacgtGAAATACGAtaatatttaattgttttaatattttataatattgtgATAGCAGTACAAAATATCATTAtcattttacaataaaaatatttttttaattataaaaagataaaataccaTTGATCTGTttgtgataaaaatattttttttaaatataaaaagataaaacgttattgatattttataaaaaaaatattatttaaaaaaaatttgttaggtAGACAATGGTTATTGTGAATAATAGACTCTAAAATtgatccaataaaataaaaatacactatatCCTTAAATTACTCACTTAAATCTTAACATTAGGATAACCATCCATAcacctaataaattgaacattCTATATATCCACTGttaatattatttagtattttcattgtctacttatatattttctttttagaaTTATGAAAAGACAAAATGTGATTGACATTTTACAAAGGCACACAGCATCGTATAAAACATAATATAggtcattttttataaattcacTCTAAATAAtccaactttaaaaaaaaaaatcgtttgTTAGTAGGAAATAAAACAAAGCTTTGTTCTAAGATTATTCAATTACTTAATGCTTAGTTTGGCTGTATCTTAAGTAGACTTAATACTAACATATGACTAATAACAtgcttaataatttaataaataaataaaaacaaaaattttaaatatacatgttaaaataattattcgtaaaaaattttaaatatttattttaataaatatattaagaacataaattatatatatatatatatattttataaaatgaatTTCAATTAATAAACTTAATACGTATCTATTCTAGATATTAAATGCACAATTTTTTTAAAGTGTTAAAACATATTTAGTATTAGTATGATATAGTACTGAtttttgtaatttgaattttcTAGAAAATGTATCTTTAATATTAAATTGATTTGGGTTTGTTTCAGATGAACGAGTTTAAATCTGTTCATGGACTTTCAGCATCAGCACCTCTAAGTCTTCATGGAGACATTCATAGCCAAGGAGATGAATATTCCGACGGTATCTTTTACTATTCACCTtcgcttttttttattttactattatttaataataaattaaggaAAAGTACGTTGAGCCAATGAAATATCTGTACAATGCGTACAATGAAAGTTTAGgtagtattagagatataaccattagtgttattcTTTTCCATCAGCGTAAGCCTTTggaatgagtggtatcatgacatgatatTAGAGTTCTACATCTAAAAAGTCAAGAGTTCAATTTTTGGTGAATTCCAAAATTAGTTTATCGATGAATAGTTTTATGAGATGAAATGTTAGCGGGACTCATAAATTAAATATGAACTAACATATTAATTTCGCTTGCATGTAATATTTTTTGCCAAGCACTTTTTACTTGATATGTATCATAAATGTTGATGATAATATAAAAAGAATTGGGTTTGAGACAGATTCAATAAAAAGAGGTTCAAGGAGGCAATCAATGGGAAACATGAGAGAATCTCATGCAAAGGAAAAATCAGACAGGCCAAAGAATCCAAAAACTAGGTCATCCAAATCAAAggaatcatcatcatgcaataaTAATGAATCCACCCAACCATCAAATGACATGGACTCTATCCAACAACAAATCCAAGGTTGTAGTAGTGACTTAAATTTGCAGCCACCTAGGAACAACCTATTACCAGATGTTCCTAAACTTAAAGTTAAAGATGCTTCTTCCAACGCTGGTTCTACCTCAACCAAGTCAAGATCATCATCAAGAGCACAAAGAAATTTGAACAAAGAAATCTCTTCTAGATCAGGCCACAAAGCTAGAAAGAAACATAGACATTTTGAAGAAGATCAATCAGAATCAGAACAAGACCAAGACCAAGAAGGATCTGACAAAATCCTCTGGACAAATTAGTGTAACAATTCTTTCTACTACAAAGGCTTTAGCTACTATAGAGTGTATCTTCAAAATTGTAATATAAGTTAATGATACTGATTAATGTGCTAATTACAACTACTAATAATGTAAAtgcatgcttttcctcttcttctttctccatgCAACTTTTGCTTTCTGATTTTTAACGtccaaaaagaaattttgaagttACAAGTTAGGCCTATTCTCAGTATGTATAAACCATGATGATGAAGTGTCACATTCCTACAAATACAAACAAAAAACAAACCCCAATAGAGAAAAGAACAAGACAAGAGGATCAAAAGAAGAAACCCCACAAGCACTACTCAAAAGGAAAGCAGCAGCATCAAGAATATCATTATCAGCTTTGTTGCATAGCTTCATTTGACTCAACAAGTCACACCTTTCACCATTATCACACCTCATCAACCTATCATCAACACAAAGTTGTGTGTTCCCTTTCAGCTTAAGCTTCTCCCCAACAACTCTAATTGAAGCTGGAACCTTACCACTCAAGTTGTTGTTCTCCAAGTTGATCTCATCTGCACAATCCAAAAGCCCAAACTCCTCAGGTACGGGCCCCACAAGCATGTTGTTATCAAGCCCTAGGTATGTCAGATTCTTCAGATAAACCCCCATTGAAGCAGGTATCTccccaacaagccccatcatagaAAACCCAATTCCTCTAATACCCCCAAGATTTTCCCATATTTCCGGAATCACCCCTCCAAGATTATTCCCACTCAGGTACACCTCCTTCAAAGTTGGAACCTTTCCCAAAAACAAAGGGACCCCAAAGTTTCCGAATTTGTTGAAGCTTAGGTCCAAAAGCTCCAAACTTTGCAACTGCCCAAGACTCTCTGGGACCCTACAACCAAATCCATTATGGCTCAGGTCAAGTTTCACCATCTCCATGAATTTTCCATCACCGAAACTCTCGGGTACGCAACCATGGAAGTCGTTGTGGCTGAGATCAAGAACCTTGAGCTTCTCCAGCGTTCCCAAGCTTGTTGGAACCTCGCCGCTTAGGTTGTTACCCGATAAAGTAACCTCTTCCAAGTTAACAAAAGAGCCAACCGTTTCTGGAAGTTCACCGTGGAAGCCATTGTTAACCAGAACAAGCCTTCTGAGGCTGGTGAAGTTTTGGAGAATAATATCCGCGATAGGCATAACAAGAGATGGGTTATCGATGAAAACGAGTTCTTGAAGAGTTGAAGAGAAAGCGAAAGAGAAAGGAAGCATCTGTGGAGTGGAAACGATGAGTGATGAAGCGTTGAAGCAGTTATAAAAGAAGAGTTTTTGAAGGAATGGAAATGAAGTGAAGAGAAGAGAGTTGAGGGTGGCGTTATCGGAACAAGGTGGGTTTGAAGATTCATCGGAGACGTAGCCGAAGCTGAGCTGAAGGAGGTGCGAAAACGAAACGGTGTCGTTTTGAGAGTCGTCGTAGTCGCAGAGAATGCCGTGTGGTGGGGAAATGCAGAAGTCGTGAGAAGGGAAGAGAGTGCGCCATGGAATGGTGGGGTTGATGGAGTGAAGGACTTTGTAGAGAGATTCTTGTTCGTGTGGGTTCAATGGAGGTTGTTGGTGAGAGAGGAGAAGGATGGAGAAGAAGAATGTTAAGAAGAGTTGGGAAGAAAAGGGCATTTTGGGAATTTGGAAtggagatgaagaaaaagaagagaaaaatgtgATGTGATGTTGTTGTGATTTGAAAGGGTAATAAATAGGGAGTATGTTGAGAAGAGGGAGGAGGGGAAGGAGCAGAGAATGTTGCGCTACAAGGGTGAAAAAGAGCAACCAGCAGCAtgcacaagaaaaagaaaagtagacaAAACTATACGGCTAGTGGTTGGGTGGTGCCTAGGGAAAAAGAAACACTCTTTAATTTAGATGTGGTAGGAAAAATGGTGTAAGACGTAATTATGCAGTGTACAGATACTTTATGTAATTGTGATTGTTAGAAATATCTAATTTTTGAGTGTATAAATCGAAAAATTTGATTACCTTtgccaaaattaaaatttttttttcacactAATCAGATTATCTGATTAGTAGGCatcatttattttagaaaaaactgTTCTACATCTATATCTAACATTTACATTCTTCACAATAATGAACAACACATATATTTTTCATATCTAAAAAAATgaacagaaaagaaaaccttTCCATTACTTTCTTTTTAACTTAATTACATCTTTCTCAACAAATATTGTGTCACTGTGAGATACTGTATCTGTATCATTATCTGTATAAATCCGTTTCCTCAGTCTTAGGCTTTTTTATTAGGGTTCCGCATGAAAATACATAGCCCCACCTACTCCCTATTACCTACTACTCTCTCCTCTCTTTTGTCCTTATTCTCTCATCATCATTATGTGATGCTAACATGATTATATTCATTCATTTATCATTTTACATCCTCCTAAACCATCAATCAAACCATACCAACGTACGAAACAGAATCGTTAGGTAGGTACAACAAGGAAAGTAAAAAGTAAACTAGGACAGAATAGATGGGTAATATAGTAATTAGCATGCTAGTACAGTTTCAAATATTCATAACAGAACCAGAAGGCAATTGCAATTTAAGGGAAGAGAAAGGAACACAATAAGTGTCACTAACAGATTCCAAAACCAGCTGCCTCAGATGCCGTGAACAAAACACCAAACAAATTACTCAAATTTAATTAACTAAATacatatcaataaaaattaaaaaagtcacctgaaaaataattaacattttaACATGTAATATTGTTAAGTAAGAAAGGGGAAATAGTGCTGCAGGGGCAGGAGGTTGGTAACTTTGTAAGAGGGAATTGACTCTGATTTCCATCCCAATGAGACAAGGGTCAGAATTGTACATTAACGTGTCAGTTTCTACAAACATTTATCGTTCAACTTATTCAATTCTGATACATATAACATTGTTGCCTTGAGCTTTTAGGTTATTCC contains:
- the LOC140173501 gene encoding glycolipid transfer protein 1-like, which codes for MVEGQVFRVPLEELAKVKSKEGKILTKPFLNVCKSVLPVLDMLGGAFSFVKSDVGGNILRLESRYESNPCEYKLLYRVVEKEIEDKTHKSSSSCTNALLWLTRGMDYSVKMFSNLEEHKNWSMQEACNDSYNKTLKCWHGWLAIKTFHVAMKLLPEREKFMQVLCGGGEFGPEMKKFCTDFSSVLEENHKFLASIGMDNLKA
- the LOC112695183 gene encoding uncharacterized protein; the protein is MPFSSQLFLTFFFSILLLSHQQPPLNPHEQESLYKVLHSINPTIPWRTLFPSHDFCISPPHGILCDYDDSQNDTVSFSHLLQLSFGYVSDESSNPPCSDNATLNSLLFTSFPFLQKLFFYNCFNASSLIVSTPQMLPFSFAFSSTLQELVFIDNPSLVMPIADIILQNFTSLRRLVLVNNGFHGELPETVGSFVNLEEVTLSGNNLSGEVPTSLGTLEKLKVLDLSHNDFHGCVPESFGDGKFMEMVKLDLSHNGFGCRVPESLGQLQSLELLDLSFNKFGNFGVPLFLGKVPTLKEVYLSGNNLGGVIPEIWENLGGIRGIGFSMMGLVGEIPASMGVYLKNLTYLGLDNNMLVGPVPEEFGLLDCADEINLENNNLSGKVPASIRVVGEKLKLKGNTQLCVDDRLMRCDNGERCDLLSQMKLCNKADNDILDAAAFLLSSACGVSSFDPLVLFFSLLGFVFCLYL
- the LOC112698008 gene encoding uncharacterized protein, which produces MSNNCKVKGILRGIRFISQIFESDKEQEIEIGHPTDVKHVAHIGWQGPSAENNPSWMNEFKSVHGLSASAPLSLHGDIHSQGDEYSDDSIKRGSRRQSMGNMRESHAKEKSDRPKNPKTRSSKSKESSSCNNNESTQPSNDMDSIQQQIQGCSSDLNLQPPRNNLLPDVPKLKVKDASSNAGSTSTKSRSSSRAQRNLNKEISSRSGHKARKKHRHFEEDQSESEQDQDQEGSDKILWTN